The Stratiformator vulcanicus genome has a segment encoding these proteins:
- a CDS encoding ATP-binding protein, whose amino-acid sequence MSINVRSLPSKLTHDMTLSGLSLHDVVVSLETPAQVVADEFDAQQDLPGAIVTSQDKLVGVVSRGKFLEQLGRPFGVEVFLRRPIRVMLEHIGIQPMVLSRECSIPEAAAAALSRAADTFYEPIVIADPDDPSILRLLDIHTLLIAQSGLLALANETIQKQKQSAEAANVAKSQFLANMSHEIRTPLTAIIGFAENLLDPALGDEDRRMAVKTVLRNGEHLLEIINDVLDLSKIEAGRLEVEQIECSPVQVAADVVSIMRVRADAKHLPLKLTFGSAMPSMIRSDPTRLRQILLNLVGNAVKFTGEGSVTLHSSFDPRARGGPELRFDIVDTGIGLTPEQLGKLFNAFAQGDASTTRQYGGTGLGLTISRRLARMLGGDVGVESNYGSGSTFTVRVKTELVPSATMLSDPLEALGEADETPSINSGSGILNCSLLLAEDSPDNQILIAGFLRKCGAEVVVCENGEQAVDLALMHEQDGRPFDLILMDMQMPILDGYDATKKLREYSYQRAIIALTANAMGSDRERCLEVGCNDYATKPIRRDELIGQIQAQLPKRDGDLTTSSEEDAMADQPSTSSDERADETASGSGSHPVFNEKTALERVAGEADLLVDIGEVFLEYSTEWMDEIDSSLASGDLATLKRAAHTLKNSADNVGGQATYETAFELERKAGDEAVDELPALRDAVRRELDRFRPVLRQHLDSINTPATS is encoded by the coding sequence ATGTCGATAAACGTTCGCTCTCTTCCGTCGAAGCTGACGCACGACATGACACTGTCGGGGTTGTCGCTTCACGATGTCGTCGTGTCGCTGGAGACGCCGGCTCAAGTCGTCGCCGATGAGTTCGACGCGCAGCAGGACTTGCCGGGCGCGATCGTGACATCGCAAGATAAACTTGTCGGGGTCGTGTCGCGTGGGAAGTTCCTGGAACAACTAGGCCGCCCCTTCGGCGTCGAGGTTTTTCTGCGTCGACCGATCCGCGTGATGCTCGAGCACATCGGCATTCAGCCGATGGTTCTGTCCCGCGAATGCAGCATTCCGGAGGCGGCCGCGGCCGCCCTTTCTCGCGCCGCTGATACGTTCTACGAGCCGATCGTCATTGCCGATCCGGATGACCCCTCGATCCTTCGGCTGCTCGACATCCACACGTTGCTGATCGCACAGTCGGGTCTGCTCGCGCTCGCCAATGAAACGATTCAAAAACAGAAGCAGTCTGCCGAAGCGGCCAACGTCGCGAAGAGTCAGTTTCTGGCCAACATGAGTCACGAAATCCGCACGCCGCTGACCGCAATCATCGGGTTCGCGGAGAATCTCCTCGACCCGGCACTGGGCGACGAGGACCGCCGGATGGCCGTCAAGACGGTCCTTCGCAACGGCGAGCATTTGCTCGAAATCATCAACGACGTCCTGGACCTGTCGAAGATTGAAGCGGGCCGGCTGGAGGTTGAGCAGATCGAATGCAGCCCGGTGCAGGTCGCCGCCGATGTCGTCTCGATCATGCGGGTGCGGGCGGATGCCAAGCACCTTCCGCTGAAATTGACCTTCGGCTCAGCCATGCCGTCGATGATCCGGAGCGATCCGACCCGATTACGGCAAATTCTCCTCAACCTCGTGGGTAATGCCGTCAAATTTACGGGGGAAGGCAGCGTGACGCTGCATTCGTCGTTCGACCCGCGCGCTCGCGGCGGTCCCGAATTGCGATTCGACATCGTCGATACCGGCATCGGTCTTACGCCGGAGCAATTGGGCAAGCTCTTCAATGCGTTCGCGCAGGGCGATGCCTCGACGACGCGACAATACGGCGGGACCGGCCTCGGGCTGACGATCTCGCGGCGTCTTGCTCGGATGCTCGGCGGTGACGTAGGCGTCGAAAGCAACTACGGATCGGGCAGCACATTTACCGTGCGCGTCAAAACGGAACTGGTCCCCAGTGCCACGATGCTCAGTGACCCGCTCGAAGCACTCGGCGAGGCCGATGAGACACCTTCGATCAATTCCGGGAGCGGAATTCTCAACTGCAGTCTGCTGCTCGCCGAAGACAGCCCCGACAATCAGATTCTCATCGCCGGATTCCTGCGAAAGTGTGGTGCCGAAGTCGTCGTCTGCGAAAATGGCGAGCAAGCCGTCGACCTCGCCCTGATGCACGAACAGGACGGACGACCGTTCGATCTGATCCTGATGGACATGCAGATGCCCATCCTGGACGGCTACGACGCCACGAAGAAATTACGAGAATACAGCTACCAGCGGGCCATCATCGCACTGACCGCCAACGCAATGGGCAGTGACCGCGAACGCTGCCTCGAAGTCGGCTGCAACGACTACGCGACCAAGCCGATTCGGCGGGACGAACTGATCGGACAAATTCAGGCCCAATTGCCGAAACGCGACGGCGACCTGACGACATCCTCGGAGGAAGATGCAATGGCCGACCAACCGTCGACATCCTCGGACGAAAGAGCGGACGAAACGGCGTCAGGCAGCGGTTCGCATCCTGTATTCAACGAAAAAACCGCCCTCGAGCGGGTGGCGGGGGAAGCCGATTTGCTGGTCGATATTGGTGAAGTCTTTCTTGAGTACAGCACCGAATGGATGGACGAAATTGATTCCTCCCTTGCGTCTGGCGATCTCGCGACGCTCAAGCGGGCTGCGCACACCTTAAAGAACAGCGCTGACAACGTCGGCGGCCAAGCGACTTACGAAACGGCGTTCGAATTGGAACGCAAAGCAGGTGATGAAGCCGTCGATGAACTGCCGGCACTACGAGACGCCGTCCGACGGGAGTTGGACCGGTTCCGACCCGTACTGCGGCAGCATCTCGACTCGATCAACACCCCCGCCACGTCGTGA
- the glgA gene encoding glycogen synthase GlgA — MRIVLAASEAVPFAKTGGLADVTTALAKALTDAGHQVWIILPNYERIIRRSVAGPFESTGIRLEIPVGQNLVEGSVVWSTVPDTDIPVLLIDQPEYFDRDGLYGDKTGEFTDNSARFIFFSRAVLETCRMMALRPDIVHANDWQTGLVPALLATEFGDRPGFDKTGSVFTIHNLAYQGNFAHWDMQMTGLSWEYFNWRQMEHFGGLNLLKTGIVFGDVVTTVSPTYAWEITTPEGGCGLDGVLDERGDDLVGILNGIDETIWNPETDPHLPANFDAKTWHVGKGTCKTALQREFGLPERSDVPLFGMISRMADQKGFDLIAGAAEELVELDLQMCFLGTGDPRYETLVRHLSNSYPDKVAATVGFNEALAHRIEAGCDAYLMPSRYEPCGLNQIYSLAYGTIPIVRAVGGLKDTVVDATPEALRNGTATGFRFNDYTSAGLLDAVTRAVAAFSKPEAWRQLVQNAMGRDFTWSRSAQEYVGVYQRALAAATGQEAAAPFTPSAGTTSTRPASAN; from the coding sequence ATGAGAATCGTACTGGCCGCTTCCGAGGCGGTGCCCTTTGCCAAGACCGGTGGATTGGCTGATGTGACGACGGCGCTCGCCAAGGCGCTGACGGATGCGGGGCACCAGGTTTGGATCATTCTCCCCAATTATGAGCGGATCATCCGACGCAGTGTGGCCGGGCCGTTCGAGTCGACGGGAATTCGCCTGGAGATACCGGTCGGCCAGAATCTGGTCGAAGGCAGCGTCGTTTGGTCGACCGTGCCGGATACCGACATCCCGGTCCTCCTGATCGATCAGCCCGAATATTTCGACCGCGACGGACTCTACGGCGACAAAACCGGCGAATTCACCGACAACAGTGCCCGCTTCATTTTCTTCAGCCGCGCTGTACTCGAAACCTGTCGAATGATGGCTCTGCGTCCCGACATCGTCCACGCCAACGACTGGCAGACGGGGCTGGTACCGGCGCTACTGGCGACGGAATTCGGGGACCGTCCCGGCTTCGACAAGACCGGCAGCGTCTTCACGATTCACAATCTGGCGTATCAGGGGAACTTCGCCCACTGGGATATGCAGATGACCGGCCTGAGTTGGGAGTACTTCAACTGGCGGCAGATGGAACACTTCGGCGGTCTGAATCTCCTGAAGACGGGGATCGTGTTTGGCGATGTCGTCACGACCGTCAGCCCGACCTACGCGTGGGAGATCACGACGCCCGAAGGTGGGTGCGGCCTGGACGGCGTTCTGGACGAACGAGGTGACGACCTCGTCGGCATTCTCAACGGCATTGACGAGACGATCTGGAACCCGGAAACCGATCCCCACCTGCCGGCAAACTTCGACGCAAAGACGTGGCACGTCGGCAAAGGCACCTGCAAGACGGCATTGCAGCGGGAATTTGGCCTGCCCGAACGATCCGATGTGCCGCTGTTCGGGATGATTTCGCGAATGGCAGACCAAAAAGGGTTCGATTTAATCGCCGGAGCGGCCGAGGAGTTGGTCGAACTCGATTTGCAAATGTGCTTCTTGGGTACGGGTGACCCGCGCTACGAAACGCTCGTGCGACATCTGTCGAACTCTTATCCGGACAAAGTCGCCGCGACTGTCGGCTTCAATGAGGCCCTCGCGCACCGGATCGAAGCCGGATGTGACGCCTATTTGATGCCCAGCCGGTACGAACCCTGCGGCCTCAACCAGATTTACAGCCTCGCTTACGGAACGATCCCGATCGTGCGGGCGGTCGGGGGGCTCAAAGACACCGTGGTCGATGCAACTCCGGAGGCGCTGCGGAACGGCACGGCGACAGGTTTCCGCTTCAATGATTACACCAGTGCGGGACTTCTTGACGCGGTGACTCGGGCGGTTGCCGCCTTCAGCAAGCCCGAGGCCTGGCGACAACTCGTGCAGAACGCGATGGGACGCGACTTCACTTGGAGCCGCAGTGCGCAGGAGTATGTCGGCGTTTACCAACGGGCCCTCGCCGCGGCGACCGGGCAGGAAGCGGCTGCACCGTTCACACCGTCGGCGGGCACCACGTCGACCCGACCGGCATCGGCCAATTAA
- the galT gene encoding galactose-1-phosphate uridylyltransferase, whose protein sequence is MPEFRKDPLLDRWVIIAPERSQRPIEFEHETYRPDGFDPFAEGNESSTPSELLAVRSHDSSPDGPGWRVRVVPNKFGALDPAGDPVIRNDGLYSAVDAVGSHEVVIECPHFEVNLSRLSAKNVEEVLGVYRDRLLTHERDPRLKYTVIFKNKGPAAGASLAHAHSQIMAIGFVPKDLSDELASARHHFETTGQCPYAEVLAQELTTASRIVFETPHFVVYCPYASRFAYEMKIVPRRPGSHFGQIQPEQIQDLAEVLKKALQKIESALSDPPYNFVLRTAPFRTGSLPYFRWHIEIYPRIARAAGFEWGTGCFINIAAPEDAAETLRSQAVD, encoded by the coding sequence ATGCCGGAATTTCGAAAGGATCCGCTGCTCGATCGCTGGGTCATTATTGCCCCGGAGCGATCGCAGCGCCCGATCGAATTTGAGCACGAGACGTATCGTCCCGATGGTTTTGATCCGTTTGCCGAAGGCAATGAAAGTTCGACACCGTCGGAATTACTTGCCGTGAGGTCGCACGACTCTTCGCCTGACGGTCCCGGCTGGCGAGTCCGTGTCGTCCCCAATAAGTTCGGTGCACTCGATCCGGCAGGCGACCCCGTCATTCGCAATGACGGCCTCTATTCGGCAGTGGATGCGGTCGGCTCGCACGAGGTCGTCATCGAGTGCCCCCACTTCGAAGTGAATCTGTCGCGGCTGAGTGCAAAAAATGTCGAAGAAGTGCTGGGCGTGTACCGAGACCGACTGCTGACGCACGAACGTGACCCCCGGCTCAAGTACACCGTCATATTCAAGAATAAGGGACCGGCCGCCGGGGCGAGTCTTGCGCACGCTCATTCGCAAATTATGGCGATCGGCTTCGTCCCCAAGGACCTCAGCGACGAACTCGCCTCCGCTCGGCATCACTTCGAAACGACCGGGCAGTGTCCCTACGCCGAAGTATTGGCGCAAGAACTCACAACCGCATCGCGGATCGTGTTCGAGACACCGCACTTCGTCGTCTATTGCCCGTACGCGAGTCGATTCGCCTACGAGATGAAGATCGTCCCGCGGAGACCGGGCAGCCACTTCGGGCAAATTCAGCCGGAGCAGATTCAGGATCTGGCCGAAGTGCTCAAAAAGGCGCTGCAGAAGATTGAGTCGGCACTGAGCGATCCTCCCTACAACTTCGTTCTGCGGACGGCCCCGTTCCGAACCGGTTCGTTGCCTTACTTCCGATGGCACATCGAAATTTACCCTCGCATCGCCCGGGCCGCCGGTTTTGAATGGGGCACGGGATGCTTCATCAATATCGCCGCTCCGGAAGACGCGGCGGAAACGCTCCGCTCACAGGCCGTCGACTGA
- a CDS encoding 3-keto-disaccharide hydrolase gives MRAHFRPAALMAAMTICLGMVDDSNAQETTETSASKEIVVPEIESTPFDDSQQKSKLYREGFATGYHWAFSKGHQGCPTHPSLRNLAFIRGWVEGWQAAIADGGTRSLPGLYAKYLKWDDEVRPEETGFRSLFDGTSTDGWLVAPNKPYAGPLEEGAIQPHKAGGRYVYHDDVFENFELRLEVKQSSEKTNSGIFIRLVDPTKHFGNPKKNPRSGFEIQVGPGGTGNHDFGAIYDLVPAAENVQRPVGEWNEVQVYANGPRIVVTVNGLRTATLNADEWAEPGKRPDGTNHKFLAAIAELPRRGHIGFQDHGSKAWFRNVRIRELPSSERSELGGEN, from the coding sequence ATGCGCGCTCACTTTCGACCTGCGGCCTTGATGGCGGCAATGACAATTTGCCTCGGAATGGTGGACGACTCAAACGCCCAAGAGACCACCGAAACGTCCGCGTCCAAAGAGATCGTCGTTCCGGAGATTGAATCGACGCCGTTTGACGACAGTCAGCAGAAGTCAAAGCTCTATCGCGAAGGATTCGCGACCGGCTATCACTGGGCATTCAGCAAAGGCCATCAAGGCTGTCCGACGCATCCCAGCTTGCGCAATCTCGCCTTTATTCGAGGCTGGGTCGAGGGTTGGCAGGCGGCGATCGCCGATGGCGGAACTCGGTCACTGCCGGGCTTGTACGCTAAGTACTTGAAATGGGACGACGAAGTCAGGCCGGAGGAAACTGGTTTCCGCTCGCTGTTCGACGGCACCTCGACCGACGGTTGGCTGGTCGCACCCAACAAGCCGTATGCGGGCCCGCTCGAAGAAGGTGCGATTCAGCCTCACAAGGCGGGCGGAAGATACGTTTATCACGACGATGTATTTGAGAACTTCGAACTGCGGCTCGAAGTCAAACAGTCGAGCGAGAAAACGAACTCGGGCATCTTCATCCGGCTCGTCGACCCCACAAAGCACTTTGGAAACCCGAAGAAAAACCCTCGCAGCGGTTTCGAAATTCAAGTCGGCCCCGGAGGAACGGGGAACCACGACTTCGGCGCGATTTATGATCTCGTGCCCGCGGCGGAGAACGTGCAGCGGCCCGTCGGCGAGTGGAACGAGGTTCAAGTTTACGCGAACGGTCCCCGCATTGTTGTGACCGTCAACGGCCTTCGCACGGCGACTCTGAATGCCGACGAATGGGCCGAGCCGGGCAAGCGACCGGATGGCACCAATCACAAATTTCTCGCCGCGATCGCCGAATTGCCGCGCCGCGGGCACATCGGCTTTCAGGATCATGGCAGCAAAGCCTGGTTTCGGAACGTGCGTATCCGTGAGTTGCCGAGTTCTGAGCGATCGGAACTGGGCGGTGAAAACTAG
- a CDS encoding ABC transporter permease: MLLFALRNLWSRPARTILALLGLTVAIAGMVGLFSVAHGLDATVKDTFARVPGLVAMQPGAPIPLFSTLPSDWQQEIEQVDGVGVVNTEVWQRVNMINGKAIISPPRLFCGTDIPSRLQLSTDLFGDSIIEGRYLTLEDRGTTNCVVSNFIAEEFGATVGDVLTPNGVECKIVGIYSVGSILVDVAIVLDVDMVRQITRYDPETVSAFYIEAAPGAEPKAVAERISDNFADRAIEPWRPSELLLLSDKNPVESLFESIDQLLSGELKPAPAPPSLGAGSPTGSGGEPKSGVDVRTMDDWSAQFDQLTGDLDLFLSILTSIGLTIAVLSVINTMLMSVSERIIEFGILKANGWSRLDVVKLITAESGLIGLGGGVLGTSIGWAATLILNAYFPDRLNLYASPELIGFALIFSSLLGVVGGLYPALWAMRMAPMEAIRRG, translated from the coding sequence ATGCTCCTGTTCGCACTCCGTAATCTCTGGTCTCGTCCCGCGCGAACCATCTTGGCTCTGTTGGGACTGACGGTCGCCATTGCCGGGATGGTGGGCCTGTTCAGCGTGGCACACGGGCTCGACGCGACGGTCAAAGACACGTTCGCCCGCGTTCCGGGACTCGTGGCGATGCAGCCGGGGGCGCCGATCCCGCTGTTTTCGACCCTTCCCTCCGACTGGCAGCAGGAAATTGAGCAGGTCGACGGGGTTGGCGTCGTCAACACGGAAGTTTGGCAACGCGTGAACATGATCAACGGGAAGGCGATTATCTCGCCGCCGCGATTGTTCTGCGGGACCGACATCCCCTCGCGACTCCAACTCTCAACCGATCTGTTTGGCGACTCGATCATCGAAGGCCGGTACCTCACGCTCGAAGATCGAGGCACGACCAATTGCGTGGTCAGCAACTTCATCGCCGAAGAGTTCGGGGCGACGGTCGGCGACGTGCTGACACCGAACGGGGTCGAATGCAAAATCGTCGGCATCTATTCCGTCGGGTCGATTCTGGTCGATGTGGCTATTGTGCTCGATGTCGACATGGTCCGGCAGATTACCCGCTACGACCCGGAAACCGTTTCGGCCTTCTACATCGAAGCCGCACCCGGAGCGGAGCCAAAGGCCGTCGCCGAACGAATTTCCGATAACTTTGCCGATCGCGCCATCGAACCGTGGCGTCCGAGCGAGTTGTTACTGCTGTCCGATAAAAATCCGGTCGAATCGTTATTCGAGTCGATCGATCAGCTTCTCAGCGGCGAGTTAAAACCTGCTCCCGCGCCGCCTTCTCTGGGAGCAGGATCGCCGACCGGTTCGGGGGGAGAGCCGAAGTCCGGGGTTGATGTCCGCACCATGGATGATTGGTCGGCTCAATTCGATCAGCTCACGGGCGACCTTGATTTGTTTCTATCGATCTTGACGAGCATCGGCCTGACGATCGCGGTCTTAAGTGTGATTAATACGATGTTGATGAGTGTGAGCGAACGGATTATCGAATTCGGCATCCTCAAAGCCAACGGGTGGAGTCGCCTCGACGTTGTGAAACTCATTACGGCCGAAAGCGGACTGATCGGCCTCGGCGGTGGAGTATTGGGAACCTCCATCGGCTGGGCGGCGACGCTGATTCTTAACGCCTATTTCCCGGACCGACTGAATCTCTATGCCAGCCCTGAGCTCATCGGTTTCGCATTAATCTTCAGCTCTCTGCTCGGCGTTGTGGGAGGCCTCTATCCGGCATTGTGGGCGATGAGGATGGCTCCAATGGAAGCGATCCGCAGAGGCTAA
- a CDS encoding ABC transporter ATP-binding protein has product MIELQDVAKTHHRGETAVHALRGVTATIPEGSFTFILGPSGSGKSTLLYLMGALDAPTAGDIVVDGHSINEMPDSAKDSYRRDDVGFIFQSFNLLKNLNAVDNALVPYLPRGVNGELKSRAVELLKRVGLENRIDHTPNQLSGGEQQRVAIARALLKDPKLILADEPTGELDSKTGAEVFGYLRDLHAERKSTVVVVTHDQSHLTSGDTVLRMRDGRIEE; this is encoded by the coding sequence ATGATCGAACTGCAAGACGTTGCCAAAACGCATCACCGCGGGGAGACGGCCGTGCATGCGCTGCGGGGCGTGACGGCGACGATTCCGGAAGGTTCCTTCACCTTTATTCTGGGACCATCCGGCAGCGGTAAGAGCACGCTGCTCTATTTAATGGGTGCGCTCGATGCACCGACGGCCGGGGACATCGTCGTTGACGGGCACTCGATCAATGAAATGCCCGACTCTGCGAAGGACTCTTACCGTCGCGACGACGTCGGCTTTATATTTCAGAGCTTTAACCTGCTCAAGAATTTAAACGCCGTCGACAACGCGCTCGTGCCCTATCTGCCGCGGGGAGTGAACGGTGAGTTGAAATCGCGGGCGGTCGAATTGCTGAAACGAGTCGGACTGGAAAACCGGATCGATCACACACCCAATCAACTATCCGGGGGTGAACAGCAACGGGTGGCGATTGCTCGAGCGCTGCTCAAAGATCCGAAGTTGATCCTCGCCGATGAACCGACGGGCGAACTCGACAGCAAGACCGGGGCGGAGGTGTTCGGCTATTTGCGGGACCTCCACGCCGAACGCAAGTCGACTGTCGTCGTTGTGACGCACGATCAAAGTCATCTGACGTCGGGTGACACGGTCTTGCGGATGCGCGATGGGCGGATCGAGGAGTGA
- a CDS encoding ABC transporter ATP-binding protein, protein MPGIIRTSRDRFRDYSQNLFQRKSKDDKPDDPLAWYRGRHRSSWQLLREFFGLIDGYWPSVAFALVMLTLSTGLGLIPPAATKLVVDNVLGDQPMPEWIAAAIPLPEERGALLALIIGVVVAISFVKVGFGLWGRWRATLTTKRVQMSVRKRVFAHAVRLPMHRVHDLKSGGIASILRNDSGSVGDLVFGLIYNPWRAAVQLIGSLLILAFVDWRLLVGAIAMLPVVYVTHRTWINRIRPQFKAVRATREEVDAQATESFGGMRVVRAFARERSEGTRNMKSQHFMGRQELYAWWWVRIVESIWETVIPLASAGLLLYGGWQVLEGSLTLGDLMMFLVYLLMLLEPIAVLAQSAAQFQNSLSGLDRILDVLAEPTEMPRPEDCRPLDRSAVAGRVTFDNVDFRYDTSEDDAGFSLREVSFEAEPGEVIALVGRSGAGKTTLCNLVARFYDATGGQILLDDVDVREYDVEQYRRLLGVVEQDVFLFDGTVTENIAYANRAADLTDIIRAARAANAHEFVERLPQGYETVIGERGVKLSGGQRQRLAIARAVLAEPKLLILDEATSNLDTESERLIQDALQNLMADRTSFVIAHRLSTIRHAHLILVIEDGRIVERGTHDELVRTGTIYPEMVALQTGRNFDVESSVSQPIG, encoded by the coding sequence ATGCCGGGAATTATTCGGACCAGTCGTGATCGTTTTCGCGACTACTCGCAGAATCTGTTTCAGAGAAAATCGAAGGACGACAAGCCCGATGATCCACTCGCGTGGTATCGCGGACGACATCGCTCGTCATGGCAGTTGCTGCGCGAGTTTTTTGGGTTGATCGACGGTTACTGGCCCAGCGTCGCATTCGCCCTGGTGATGCTGACGTTGTCGACCGGTCTTGGGCTCATCCCGCCGGCGGCGACCAAACTGGTTGTTGACAACGTGCTGGGCGACCAGCCGATGCCGGAGTGGATCGCCGCTGCGATTCCGCTGCCCGAAGAACGCGGAGCGCTGCTCGCACTCATCATCGGTGTCGTAGTCGCGATCTCGTTTGTGAAGGTCGGGTTCGGGCTGTGGGGCCGTTGGCGGGCGACGCTGACGACCAAACGCGTGCAGATGAGCGTTCGCAAGCGGGTGTTCGCTCACGCCGTTCGGCTGCCAATGCACCGGGTTCACGATCTTAAGTCGGGGGGAATTGCGAGCATCCTGCGGAACGATTCCGGAAGTGTCGGAGATCTCGTCTTCGGCCTGATCTACAATCCGTGGCGGGCCGCGGTGCAGTTGATCGGGAGCCTCTTGATTCTTGCCTTCGTCGACTGGCGACTGCTCGTCGGGGCGATCGCGATGCTGCCGGTCGTGTACGTGACGCATCGGACTTGGATCAATCGCATTCGGCCCCAGTTCAAAGCGGTCCGGGCCACGCGGGAAGAGGTCGACGCTCAAGCGACGGAGTCATTCGGCGGGATGCGCGTCGTCAGGGCCTTCGCCCGGGAACGCAGCGAAGGAACACGCAACATGAAGTCTCAGCACTTCATGGGGCGACAGGAGCTCTACGCGTGGTGGTGGGTGCGAATCGTTGAATCGATTTGGGAAACGGTGATTCCACTCGCCAGCGCCGGTTTGCTGCTCTATGGCGGCTGGCAGGTACTCGAAGGAAGCCTCACGCTCGGCGATCTGATGATGTTCCTCGTTTACCTGCTCATGTTGTTGGAGCCGATCGCAGTGCTTGCGCAGAGTGCGGCTCAGTTCCAGAACAGCCTGTCCGGGCTGGATCGCATCCTTGATGTGCTGGCTGAGCCGACCGAGATGCCTCGGCCGGAAGACTGTCGGCCGCTTGATCGCAGTGCGGTCGCCGGGCGGGTCACCTTCGACAATGTCGACTTTCGATACGACACATCAGAGGACGACGCCGGCTTCTCGTTGCGGGAAGTCTCGTTCGAAGCCGAACCGGGCGAAGTCATCGCACTGGTCGGTCGCAGCGGCGCGGGTAAGACAACCCTCTGCAACTTGGTCGCGAGGTTTTACGACGCTACCGGTGGTCAGATTCTGCTTGATGACGTCGACGTTAGAGAATACGACGTCGAGCAATATCGCCGGCTGCTCGGCGTTGTTGAGCAGGATGTGTTTCTGTTCGACGGAACCGTCACCGAAAATATCGCCTACGCAAACCGCGCGGCTGATTTGACGGACATCATCCGGGCCGCCCGCGCGGCGAATGCCCACGAGTTCGTTGAGCGATTGCCGCAGGGATATGAGACGGTGATCGGTGAACGGGGCGTGAAGCTCTCCGGCGGGCAACGTCAGCGACTGGCCATCGCCCGGGCGGTGCTGGCCGAGCCGAAACTGCTCATTCTCGACGAGGCGACGAGCAATCTCGACACCGAGAGCGAGCGGCTCATTCAGGACGCTCTGCAGAACCTGATGGCTGATCGGACGAGTTTTGTGATTGCCCACCGGCTCAGCACGATCCGGCACGCCCATCTGATCCTGGTCATCGAAGACGGCCGGATCGTTGAACGTGGCACCCATGACGAGTTGGTGCGCACGGGAACGATCTATCCTGAAATGGTGGCGCTGCAAACCGGCCGGAACTTCGATGTCGAATCATCGGTATCCCAACCGATCGGCTGA
- a CDS encoding metallophosphoesterase family protein, which produces MKVAVLSDTHGQISNTTEAIRQIERYQPDAVLHCGDIGRPDIVPLFRGRPTHFVFGNVDRDEALFAPMFDGTELIGHGRFADLTLGTVRIAMTHGDDPKLLRKAIRSGDYDLVCHGHTHVRRLETISSTLVLNPGAMHRAAEYSIAIVELPSLNVEFVTVNHN; this is translated from the coding sequence ATGAAAGTTGCAGTTCTCAGCGACACTCACGGGCAGATCTCCAATACGACCGAGGCGATTCGACAGATCGAGCGGTATCAGCCAGATGCAGTGCTGCATTGCGGCGATATCGGTCGTCCCGACATCGTTCCACTATTTCGCGGTCGCCCGACGCACTTTGTCTTCGGAAACGTCGACCGGGACGAGGCCCTGTTCGCGCCCATGTTCGACGGAACCGAACTGATTGGTCACGGCCGCTTTGCCGATCTAACCCTCGGCACCGTTCGCATCGCGATGACCCACGGAGACGACCCGAAACTGCTTCGCAAAGCGATTCGATCCGGCGACTACGATCTCGTTTGCCACGGACACACGCACGTCCGGCGGCTTGAAACAATCAGTTCGACGCTCGTGCTCAATCCGGGAGCGATGCATCGGGCGGCTGAGTATTCGATCGCGATTGTCGAACTTCCGTCTCTTAACGTCGAATTTGTGACCGTCAATCACAATTAA